The Candidatus Aenigmatarchaeota archaeon genome has a segment encoding these proteins:
- the dph5 gene encoding diphthine synthase codes for MLNLVGLGLWDENGLTLEGIEISKNSDEVFIETYTSVWYGSIENLEKIIDKKIGRIGRGDLEDKFGYILKKSKVKKITILIPGDPLVATTHLNLILEAKKMGIDTRVVHNSSIYSAVGETGLHLYKFGYTITIPFPEKTKGEKPNSIFERFSENRKRGLHTLCLLDISSEEKKYMTPNEGIKILLSGGLVEDDYIIVFCRAGSKNSDIFFGMVRDLIELDFGDPPYVIIIPGELHFTEKEFLDYYGIKIS; via the coding sequence ATGTTAAATTTGGTTGGATTAGGTTTATGGGATGAAAATGGTTTGACATTGGAAGGAATTGAAATCTCTAAGAATTCAGATGAAGTTTTTATCGAAACTTACACTTCAGTTTGGTATGGTTCAATAGAAAATTTGGAAAAAATAATAGATAAGAAAATTGGGAGGATTGGTAGGGGGGATCTAGAAGATAAATTCGGGTATATACTGAAAAAATCTAAAGTCAAGAAAATAACAATTTTAATTCCGGGGGATCCTCTCGTTGCAACTACTCATTTAAACTTGATTCTTGAAGCAAAAAAAATGGGAATAGATACAAGAGTTGTACATAATTCCTCAATATACTCTGCTGTCGGAGAAACAGGGTTGCATTTGTATAAATTCGGTTATACAATCACAATTCCTTTTCCTGAAAAGACCAAAGGTGAGAAACCAAATAGTATTTTTGAAAGGTTTTCAGAAAATAGAAAGAGGGGGTTACACACTCTATGTTTATTGGATATATCATCTGAAGAAAAAAAATACATGACTCCCAATGAAGGAATTAAAATTTTGTTATCTGGGGGTTTGGTAGAGGATGACTATATTATTGTATTTTGTAGGGCCGGAAGTAAAAATTCCGATATTTTTTTTGGAATGGTTAGGGATTTAATCGAACTTGACTTTGGTGATCCACCATATGTTATAATAATACCTGGTGAATTGCATTTTACGGAGAAAGAGTTCCTAGATTATTACGGGATAAAAATTAGTTAA